GGCTTAGCCCCGGATTCGGTCAGCTTGAGCTCTTCCAACAGGTCATAGGCGCCCACGCCGCCTTGTTTGGCAGCGAGTAAGCGAAAAACTTTCTCTCGGATAGGGGTAAAACGTGCCCCCCGATTGTCACAAACTTGCTTAGCTTTACTTACCAGTTGTTCTATATTCATGTTCTAAATCCTTACACTGCCATGCAATACTAACATATTCTTTTTAATAGTCTTGTATCGACAGGGATTTATTCATTATATTCTCAGGACGGGTAAAGTTGTGTTCAAGCCAATCCTGAAATGCCGCTTCAGGCATTGGCTGGCCGATCAGATAGCCCTGTCCAATGTTACACTTAAATTCCACCAGGCGGCTTAGCTGCTCGTGATCTTCTATGCCCTCTGCAATCACTTTGAGCCCCAGGCCATGCGCCATGGTAATGATATTTTTCACCAGATATGCTGATTCATTGCCAGCATGCATATCTGCGATGAAGCTCTGGTCAATTTTTAATACATCAAATGGGTATTGGCGCAGATAGTTTAACGAAGAATAGCCGGTACCAAAGTCATCCATTGAGATCAAAACCCCCATTTTTTGAAGCGTGTTAAGGGTGGCTTTAATGGTACTGTCGCCGCTTAACAGCAAGCCTTCGGTGATCTCCAGTTCCAGGGTGCCGGGTTGTAAGGCACAGTGGGCTATCAGGTGTTCCACATGGCTGAGTAATTCCGGATCGTTAAACTGGCGGGGTGATAAGTTGACCGCTAGACGCAATGACGCATTAAACTGCGTATGTATCTGCTGTAACGTACTGGCTGCTGAGTTTAAAACAAATTTACCCAAATCAATAATAAAGCCGGTTTGCTCCGCCAATGGAATAAACTCAGCAGGTGAGATTGGTCCCAGGGTTTCACTGTGCCAGCGTAATAATGCTTCAGCGCCGACGACTTTGCGTGCCTGAAGGTCAAGCTGGGGCTGGTAGTAGACTTCAAATTCCCCACGTTCTAGCGCGCCTTGCATGCTTTCTTCAAGCATCAGCCGTCGCTGTAGCGTATTACTCATACTTTCGGTAAACAAGCAATAGGTATTGCGACCTTGTTGCTTTGCATTATACATGGCTGAATCAGCTTTACGCAGCAGGTCGTTAGGGGTGTCTGCATCTTGAGGGAAAATCGCGATCCCCAGACTCAGCGAGATATTAAAAGCGCGACCGTCAATGTCAAATGGGGCATGAAAGAGTTTAACCAGCTTGGTTGCAATAGGATGGATATCTGCACTGGTTTTTAGATCGCCCAGCAAAATGATGAACTCATCGCCACCTAAACGGGCCACGGTGTCTTTTTCTCGCAGTGTTGATTTGAGTCGCTGTGCTGAGTGGATCAGGACCTTATCACCGACTTCATGTCCCATCGAGTCATTGACTTTTTTGAAGTCATCCAGGTCAATAAAGCCAACGCCAACCAGTGATTTGTCCCGCCTGGCATCGTGGATCAGTTGCTGGAGACGATCGAGAACCAAAAAACGATTGGGTAAGTCTGTCAGTGTGTCGTAAAAGGCGTGGTGAAGAATGATTTCTTCCTGACGCTTTTTATCGGTGATATTTCTTACTGCGACGACGAGGTAATCTGAACCTGGTAGTGCACTCAGTCGGGCTTCAAAATGTCGATTGCCATCGTCGAACGGTAGTGCGTATTCAATTTGAGTAAGCTGACCTGGCTTGTCAATGGCATGTATGGCACGGTTAAATGAACGTGCTGTCTGGCTAGGAAGCACATCCTGCATGGTTCTTCCCATGAACTCACTATCTGTGACAAACAGGTCACTTTTTTGACCGCAGTGATACTCCAAAATTGTCCCGTCTCTGTCAACCACGAAGAACAAGTCCGGTAGCGCAGCAAAGATACCTTCTAGTATTTCATGTTTACGTTTGGCCTGTGCTTCGGCCTGCTGCGTTTGTTTCCAACCATTCTGCAGGCTACGTGCCATCTTGTTTAAATTGTCGGCAAGGCGTTTAAATTCGCCGGTTCCTTTCGTTTCCAGCTTATCACTAAAATCAAAGCGGCTGACATGTTCACTGAGCAGCATTAGTTGCGTAACCGGGCGATGGATAAAGAGCCGCGTAAAGTACAACACCATGACCGTGAGCATCAGCGCAATAGCCAGAATGGCAGCGATTTTAATGTGACTATAATGGAGCAGCCGTGTTGCGTGCGGCTCAATAGAATATTCAGCATAGATAATTGCAGGTAACGTATTTGTGTGTTGTGTCCCGATGTCTTTTTGGTATCTAACGTAAGCTCTGAATAGGTACTGCTCTTTTGTATAGTGAATGCTGAAATAAGGCGGGGTCTGCGCATTTTGCTCGACTACTTCGCCTTGTCTAAGATTAGTTTTGCCGGGCGGCGGTGGCTGAATTGAACCACTACTATATAGGACGTCACTCTGCGTATTGAGCAGGGCCAGATATTTATACCCCTGGTCATGAGAAAACGCGCTTAAGGTACGCTGTACTTCTGTGTGTTCGTCTTCCGCAAAATGGTGATGTAATGTTAAGTTTAGAATTGATAAATCTTTTCTGATTGTGGCCTCGCTAAGTGACAGCAGGCTCTCTTTCTGCGTGTGATGATGCAGTTGTACTAACCCTGCGGCCAATAATGCTGCAAATACAAAGGCACCGAGCGTTAACCAGAACTTGAGATCTATGGAGTACAGTTTTGTCACCTGAACGTCTCACTTAGTGTATTTGTCGTAGCGAGTACAATTGCATTTTAATGTGCCTGGCTTAATCTAAAGCGGCACAGCTATCGCCACTGTCCTGACTTTAAGTGTAGTTGAAACGGGCAATTTGCTACCAGGATCCTCATTTTTATACTGCTTTTTAGATCTGAGCAGGCAGATGATAGATTTTCAATGGATCTAAAGCTTATCTATTTGGCCGACGT
Above is a genomic segment from Pseudoalteromonas rubra containing:
- a CDS encoding putative bifunctional diguanylate cyclase/phosphodiesterase, producing MTKLYSIDLKFWLTLGAFVFAALLAAGLVQLHHHTQKESLLSLSEATIRKDLSILNLTLHHHFAEDEHTEVQRTLSAFSHDQGYKYLALLNTQSDVLYSSGSIQPPPPGKTNLRQGEVVEQNAQTPPYFSIHYTKEQYLFRAYVRYQKDIGTQHTNTLPAIIYAEYSIEPHATRLLHYSHIKIAAILAIALMLTVMVLYFTRLFIHRPVTQLMLLSEHVSRFDFSDKLETKGTGEFKRLADNLNKMARSLQNGWKQTQQAEAQAKRKHEILEGIFAALPDLFFVVDRDGTILEYHCGQKSDLFVTDSEFMGRTMQDVLPSQTARSFNRAIHAIDKPGQLTQIEYALPFDDGNRHFEARLSALPGSDYLVVAVRNITDKKRQEEIILHHAFYDTLTDLPNRFLVLDRLQQLIHDARRDKSLVGVGFIDLDDFKKVNDSMGHEVGDKVLIHSAQRLKSTLREKDTVARLGGDEFIILLGDLKTSADIHPIATKLVKLFHAPFDIDGRAFNISLSLGIAIFPQDADTPNDLLRKADSAMYNAKQQGRNTYCLFTESMSNTLQRRLMLEESMQGALERGEFEVYYQPQLDLQARKVVGAEALLRWHSETLGPISPAEFIPLAEQTGFIIDLGKFVLNSAASTLQQIHTQFNASLRLAVNLSPRQFNDPELLSHVEHLIAHCALQPGTLELEITEGLLLSGDSTIKATLNTLQKMGVLISMDDFGTGYSSLNYLRQYPFDVLKIDQSFIADMHAGNESAYLVKNIITMAHGLGLKVIAEGIEDHEQLSRLVEFKCNIGQGYLIGQPMPEAAFQDWLEHNFTRPENIMNKSLSIQDY